In Rubripirellula tenax, the following are encoded in one genomic region:
- a CDS encoding RNA polymerase sigma factor → MMNRTDPSAGRPAPESDAASLQNVWQSFGEQLRRRARTRLRQYGLTGQAESMDICNDVMADLIRHQKNQAADRPELSGDEVLSYVLRAIDNQVIDTFRTLARQCRDFRRNESSPPEEMAIASAARTPSQIAIRREVMDRIRRMLGEEDSLAVDLMLENRDWNEIGDAIGLKPDTARMRIRRALEKVRREMNVSDERPDES, encoded by the coding sequence ATGATGAACCGAACTGATCCGTCCGCTGGTCGCCCCGCACCCGAATCCGATGCCGCTTCGTTGCAGAACGTGTGGCAGTCCTTCGGCGAACAACTGCGGCGGCGGGCCCGAACGCGTTTGCGCCAGTACGGTTTGACCGGGCAAGCCGAGTCCATGGATATCTGCAACGATGTCATGGCTGATCTGATCCGTCACCAGAAAAATCAGGCTGCCGATCGACCGGAATTGTCCGGTGATGAAGTGCTATCATATGTCCTGCGCGCGATTGACAATCAGGTCATCGACACGTTTCGAACGCTGGCGCGTCAATGTCGTGATTTCCGTCGCAACGAAAGCTCGCCGCCCGAAGAAATGGCGATCGCATCAGCCGCCCGAACGCCCAGCCAGATCGCGATTCGCCGTGAAGTGATGGATCGCATTCGTCGGATGTTGGGCGAAGAAGATTCGTTGGCGGTCGACCTGATGCTGGAGAATCGCGATTGGAACGAGATCGGTGATGCCATCGGTCTGAAACCCGATACGGCGAGAATGCGGATCCGTCGTGCCCTCGAAAAAGTCCGTCGAGAGATGAATGTCAGCGACGAGCGACCCGATGAGTCGTAG
- a CDS encoding FHA domain-containing protein — MSTEHANESPLFAGLDGTADAFFALPSFSGGSPAESSSASDSAVKSLDTDHHVASSWNGASDSVTEQTKIDSIEFRVILPGSPVRRLRLTGNRYTFGSAEGCSIRLNDDALRPMHAVLIRDRARVLVRAYSVPIEVNGTRTTEAALSVGDVLRLGTYQFELISISTGVSQQPGERAMDETTDRLAELRKNVFGDQPIANPTPVARSSSRAELPAAEDLIWRERLRREVDQWRERQSECDQREQRCDQRETHLRGRETELWSRAENLYRRESRLQSQESSVLQLHDEYVKRQQDLMDLRKQTQTHQDELDQREAEFRRQELEYRGKLEVASRQLQQSQHQAESATQAVAKMREQFESLNRQIDELSSQQNQLSDHEERQRDEHRQLRDDLESQRDEAIDAHSKSEALRALAEARIEEMESQLESLRSDSGEHHRAELEASENQITELRELVANLQSTVAEASEESARLRRDYEEACHSVRQLEGLVADSSQRGDADRESWIVEADELRAAIDQLSLELARANGEVSRLSDDNEAMSRRLSVVQTERDEAQSRPTHDAFDSLRHELESANAKLTEMKSEYEKTLDRLADFEQQMVEERQRAVEAKAAENDALPMISAIGVGLIGQASLVVDEHVEDDRDDEIQNSLVDLSGINAADVDVDSPENVESKHVESDEPSNEISSVANDDDEDEVWPTYQIADPVENSFDNDTASDAPHWDHAPESIVHSDAESADDSSVGSVEDESLELQSDSDVDDSASSWQPSQSRTESSEEAVAEETPEQNFADLSADDPPLLDENDLSNSDLSNHDLSDNGAGQSVADEPEMTNPWANAWSDESQLADGPALEDESHRESPIDADASSEMSADDASNDDQESPFGGSLASMLIQDLEAESEIIRDDDRSSEDQHSVEGTFATSSEESETPEVWNQADESPSWDREYSEESDVEEPSSSVLDDDVYEDTYHRTEMVFDRFADRDDDDDVEESDVDQMSGMLTDSVEPEVEQESEQDVQQESELSELIDEQHDLEEHADEPVMEASVDAATQDSDVTVSASDDDDDSIEAYMNRLLNRVQGSPATDETAKPETISLSTSTSMSTSASVSASVLRTGESTSDAMANSETMDPDAPLVPRSKAPERNNDLTAMRKLANDSARGAISRSSRLQTRNIQIAGVCNLAVAAVSVIAALLSTMMLDGMLLYVAWVMALIIAGISVRDAMGNFAEAKRRMKLADVEDAQLEAMSETE, encoded by the coding sequence GTGAGCACGGAACACGCCAACGAATCGCCGCTATTTGCTGGACTCGACGGGACTGCCGACGCTTTTTTCGCGTTGCCCTCGTTTTCGGGCGGATCGCCAGCCGAATCATCGAGCGCGTCCGATTCGGCCGTCAAGTCGCTCGACACCGATCACCATGTCGCCAGTTCGTGGAACGGCGCCAGCGACTCGGTCACCGAGCAGACCAAGATTGATTCGATCGAGTTTCGAGTCATCCTTCCCGGTTCGCCGGTGCGTCGACTGCGTTTGACCGGCAATCGCTACACCTTTGGCAGCGCCGAGGGTTGTTCGATCCGGCTCAACGATGATGCGCTGCGTCCGATGCATGCGGTGCTGATTCGCGATCGTGCTCGCGTGTTGGTTCGCGCGTATTCGGTCCCCATCGAAGTCAACGGAACACGTACAACCGAAGCCGCGTTGTCGGTCGGCGATGTGCTGCGACTGGGCACCTATCAGTTCGAATTGATTTCGATCAGCACCGGTGTGTCGCAACAGCCCGGCGAACGTGCGATGGACGAAACAACGGATCGACTCGCTGAGTTGCGGAAAAACGTTTTTGGCGATCAACCAATCGCCAACCCGACTCCTGTCGCACGATCATCATCGCGTGCCGAATTGCCGGCAGCCGAGGATTTGATTTGGCGCGAACGTCTTCGTCGCGAAGTCGACCAATGGCGCGAACGTCAATCCGAATGCGACCAACGCGAACAACGTTGCGACCAACGCGAAACTCACTTGCGGGGTCGCGAAACGGAACTGTGGAGTCGCGCCGAAAATCTGTATCGACGCGAATCCCGGTTGCAGTCGCAAGAGTCATCCGTGTTGCAACTGCACGACGAGTACGTCAAGCGCCAGCAAGACTTGATGGACCTTCGTAAGCAGACTCAAACACACCAAGACGAACTCGATCAACGCGAAGCTGAATTTCGTCGTCAGGAACTCGAGTATCGCGGGAAGTTAGAAGTAGCGTCGCGACAGTTACAGCAGTCGCAACATCAAGCCGAGTCGGCGACTCAGGCCGTGGCGAAGATGCGTGAACAGTTCGAGTCGCTCAATCGCCAGATCGATGAACTGTCGTCCCAGCAAAACCAGTTGTCCGATCACGAAGAACGACAACGAGACGAACACCGCCAACTGCGTGACGATCTTGAATCGCAACGCGACGAAGCGATCGACGCGCATTCGAAGTCCGAAGCCCTGCGAGCGCTGGCCGAAGCACGCATCGAAGAGATGGAATCGCAACTGGAATCGCTGCGATCCGATTCCGGCGAACATCATCGCGCCGAATTGGAAGCCAGCGAGAACCAGATCACGGAACTACGCGAGCTCGTCGCCAACTTGCAATCGACGGTCGCCGAGGCAAGCGAGGAATCGGCGCGTTTGCGTCGCGACTACGAAGAAGCGTGCCACTCGGTTCGCCAACTCGAAGGTTTGGTCGCGGACAGCAGTCAACGTGGGGATGCGGATCGCGAGAGTTGGATCGTCGAAGCCGACGAACTTCGCGCCGCGATCGATCAGTTGTCTTTGGAGTTGGCTCGCGCCAACGGCGAAGTCTCGCGATTGAGCGATGACAATGAAGCCATGTCGCGGCGATTGAGTGTCGTGCAGACCGAGCGTGATGAAGCCCAGTCGCGGCCCACTCACGACGCATTCGACAGCCTTCGACACGAGCTCGAATCGGCCAACGCCAAGTTGACCGAAATGAAAAGCGAGTATGAAAAGACGCTCGACCGCTTGGCTGACTTCGAACAACAAATGGTCGAAGAGCGACAACGTGCCGTCGAAGCAAAAGCGGCTGAAAACGACGCGTTGCCAATGATCTCTGCGATCGGTGTCGGATTGATCGGACAAGCGTCGTTGGTTGTTGATGAACATGTGGAAGACGACCGTGATGATGAAATCCAAAACTCGTTGGTCGATCTGAGCGGGATCAATGCCGCCGACGTTGATGTCGATTCGCCGGAAAACGTGGAATCGAAACACGTTGAATCGGACGAGCCGTCAAACGAAATCAGTAGCGTCGCCAACGATGACGACGAAGACGAGGTTTGGCCGACGTACCAAATCGCCGATCCCGTCGAGAATAGCTTCGACAATGACACTGCCAGCGACGCGCCGCATTGGGACCATGCACCCGAGTCGATCGTCCATTCGGACGCCGAGTCGGCAGACGATTCATCGGTTGGATCTGTGGAAGACGAGTCGCTTGAACTCCAAAGCGATAGCGACGTGGACGACAGCGCGTCTTCGTGGCAACCGTCACAATCCCGGACCGAAAGCTCTGAAGAAGCGGTCGCGGAAGAGACGCCAGAACAGAACTTCGCCGACCTTTCGGCTGACGATCCACCGTTGCTCGATGAGAACGACCTCAGCAACAGCGACCTCAGTAACCACGACCTCAGTGACAACGGCGCTGGGCAGTCTGTTGCTGATGAACCTGAGATGACCAACCCTTGGGCGAATGCTTGGTCGGATGAGTCCCAACTTGCGGACGGCCCCGCGCTAGAAGATGAAAGTCATCGTGAGTCGCCGATCGATGCCGATGCATCGTCCGAGATGTCGGCAGACGATGCATCGAACGACGATCAGGAATCGCCCTTCGGCGGATCTTTGGCCAGCATGTTGATCCAGGACTTGGAAGCCGAATCGGAAATCATCCGTGACGACGATCGGTCCAGCGAAGACCAACATTCCGTCGAGGGCACGTTTGCAACGTCGTCGGAAGAGTCTGAGACACCGGAAGTTTGGAACCAAGCCGACGAAAGTCCGAGTTGGGATCGCGAATACTCCGAAGAGTCGGATGTCGAGGAACCATCGTCGTCGGTCCTAGATGACGATGTCTACGAAGATACTTACCATCGAACGGAAATGGTCTTTGACCGCTTTGCCGATCGCGATGATGATGACGACGTCGAGGAAAGCGACGTCGACCAAATGTCGGGCATGCTGACCGATTCGGTTGAACCAGAAGTCGAACAGGAATCTGAACAAGACGTTCAACAAGAATCTGAGTTATCTGAATTAATCGATGAACAGCACGACCTTGAAGAGCATGCCGATGAACCGGTGATGGAGGCGTCCGTCGATGCCGCCACGCAAGACTCGGATGTGACGGTCAGCGCCAGCGATGACGACGACGATTCCATCGAAGCCTACATGAACCGATTGCTCAATCGCGTTCAGGGGAGCCCGGCGACGGACGAGACCGCCAAGCCCGAGACGATTTCGTTGTCGACGTCTACGTCTATGTCTACGTCAGCATCCGTTTCCGCTTCGGTTCTAAGGACGGGCGAGTCGACGTCCGACGCGATGGCGAATTCGGAGACGATGGATCCCGACGCGCCGTTGGTCCCACGATCGAAGGCACCGGAACGAAACAACGACCTAACGGCAATGCGCAAGCTCGCCAACGATAGTGCCCGTGGCGCGATCAGCCGCAGCAGTCGTTTGCAGACTCGGAACATTCAAATCGCCGGCGTCTGCAACTTGGCGGTGGCTGCGGTGTCGGTCATTGCCGCACTGCTTTCGACAATGATGCTGGATGGAATGCTGCTTTATGTCGCTTGGGTCATGGCGCTGATCATCGCCGGGATTTCGGTTCGTGACGCCATGGGGAACTTTGCCGAGGCGAAACGGCGGATGAAGTTGGCCGACGTGGAAGATGCTCAATTAGAAGCCATGTCGGAAACCGAGTGA
- a CDS encoding TraR/DksA family transcriptional regulator: MTRNDSIKKLRDQLVRRRDALHRALEGDLSLLRELHQEKTGDVLDAAADTVQDELNSQLIEAESRELGAINDAIARFDADCFGNCEGCGKPIPITRLRAIPYATDCIDCRRKAETRTGGGSSVLWNRVFDNAEVDSV; the protein is encoded by the coding sequence ATGACTAGAAATGACTCGATCAAGAAACTCCGCGACCAACTCGTTCGCCGTCGCGACGCGCTCCATCGCGCTCTCGAAGGCGACCTCAGCCTGCTTCGCGAACTGCACCAAGAAAAAACAGGCGATGTCCTGGATGCAGCAGCCGACACCGTTCAAGATGAGCTGAACAGTCAGTTGATCGAAGCGGAAAGCCGTGAACTCGGCGCGATTAACGATGCGATCGCTCGCTTTGACGCCGACTGCTTTGGCAACTGCGAAGGTTGTGGAAAACCAATTCCCATCACCCGACTGCGTGCGATTCCCTATGCAACCGATTGTATTGATTGCCGGCGAAAGGCCGAAACACGCACCGGTGGCGGTTCGTCCGTTTTGTGGAATCGCGTGTTTGATAACGCCGAGGTCGACTCGGTCTAG
- a CDS encoding S1C family serine protease, whose translation MVQTLLLKLFRCHGAKALCATAMLASLTADAQSPFPALDQQDGKSVSVRRLSLDPEGPSSISIDSQRERLFNELAEEFNTFDRLGHLVRRVSQLVKPSVIHIEAHKTEGAGVSRQSYDEAGSGVIITTASGESWVLTNRHVIQGASPREILLRASDGREFYPNKVVSDASTDVAVMRIDVPDLPAARVGNSESIEIGDFVIAIGSPFGLSHSVTFGILSAKGRRDLSLGTQKIELQDFFQTDAAINPGNSGGPLLNLRGEVVGLNTAIASSSGGSEGIGFAIPINMAVAVAEQLATNGRLKRGYLGVTLDPDFTTADLISAGYDFLASGALVKNVRTGSPAEVANLQRGDIIVEFDGRQVESDDHLVAQVGLTPIGKRTPMIIYRSGKRYRTEVSLTDLQ comes from the coding sequence ATGGTTCAAACTTTGCTTCTTAAACTGTTTCGCTGCCACGGCGCGAAGGCACTTTGCGCGACAGCGATGCTTGCGTCGTTGACAGCCGATGCGCAGTCGCCCTTCCCAGCGCTTGATCAACAAGACGGAAAATCTGTCAGCGTTCGACGACTGTCACTCGATCCCGAAGGGCCGTCATCAATCTCGATCGATTCACAGCGAGAACGGTTGTTCAACGAACTTGCCGAAGAGTTCAATACGTTCGATCGACTCGGTCACTTGGTTCGTCGCGTTTCGCAACTGGTCAAGCCGAGCGTGATTCACATCGAGGCTCACAAGACCGAAGGAGCCGGCGTTTCGCGTCAATCCTATGACGAAGCCGGTAGCGGTGTGATCATCACCACGGCCTCGGGTGAATCATGGGTTTTGACGAATCGTCACGTCATCCAGGGCGCAAGCCCTCGCGAGATACTGTTGCGGGCCAGCGACGGTCGTGAATTTTATCCCAACAAGGTCGTCTCCGACGCCAGCACGGATGTCGCGGTCATGCGGATCGACGTGCCGGACTTGCCGGCCGCCAGAGTCGGCAACAGCGAGTCGATCGAGATTGGCGATTTTGTGATTGCGATCGGAAGTCCGTTCGGGCTAAGTCATTCGGTCACGTTCGGTATCCTCAGCGCGAAAGGACGTCGTGATCTGTCCCTCGGTACGCAAAAGATTGAGCTTCAAGACTTCTTCCAAACCGATGCGGCGATCAACCCGGGCAACAGCGGCGGTCCCCTGTTGAACTTGCGAGGGGAAGTCGTCGGACTCAATACCGCCATCGCCAGCAGCAGCGGCGGCAGCGAGGGTATCGGGTTCGCGATCCCAATCAACATGGCGGTTGCCGTGGCAGAGCAGCTGGCAACCAACGGACGTCTCAAGCGAGGATATCTGGGAGTCACCTTGGACCCCGATTTCACGACCGCCGATTTGATCTCAGCCGGATACGACTTCCTAGCCAGCGGCGCTTTGGTCAAGAACGTTCGGACGGGATCGCCGGCGGAAGTTGCCAATCTGCAACGCGGAGACATCATCGTGGAATTCGATGGTCGCCAAGTCGAAAGCGACGATCACTTGGTTGCTCAGGTCGGCCTTACGCCGATCGGAAAACGAACGCCGATGATCATTTATCGCAGCGGCAAGCGTTATCGAACGGAAGTCAGCCTGACGGACCTGCAATGA
- a CDS encoding MATE family efflux transporter codes for MNPSHASDDSSGGVSFYTAIMEVLRIAMPLLISTGTFSLVLFADRTFLLSYDGASMSASMASGNLFWVLVCLPVGIASMTGAIIGQYVGAGQQDRIGRFLWQSVWISLAFTPLFALIAWHAPWLFRVTGQPESLVSLESTYLRWLMIGAVGHVLETALSGFFSGIERTSVIMWVSLASGLTNVVLDLVLIFGVGPVGDWQLPAMGIAGAAIGSTIAFWFKAIVYVVLLLRSKHQLRYRLIDGFGFDWPMTRNLIYFGLPTGLMYLTEAGGFTVMVLRIGSLGDIPLRATTMAINFNMVAFIPLIGVSIASSVLMGRHLIESGPRRATQSVYAALAIGLIYSTIWMAGYLVVPDVMMSLYERSVSDAGSVEAIRLARGLLKYVAVYVVLDAIQLILAGALRGAGDTWFVLFGGVVVSALVLVIGFVWEPADDGLHWWWTMIALWIWLLATSMTARFAYGKWKTMRMV; via the coding sequence ATGAATCCAAGCCATGCATCCGACGATTCATCGGGCGGTGTTTCGTTCTATACCGCGATCATGGAAGTTCTGCGGATCGCAATGCCATTGTTGATCAGCACGGGAACGTTCTCGTTGGTGCTGTTCGCTGATCGAACGTTCTTGCTAAGCTATGACGGCGCGTCGATGAGCGCGTCGATGGCCAGCGGCAATCTGTTCTGGGTGCTGGTGTGTTTGCCGGTGGGCATTGCATCGATGACTGGCGCGATCATTGGCCAATATGTCGGCGCCGGGCAACAGGATCGGATCGGCCGATTTCTTTGGCAATCGGTGTGGATCTCGCTGGCGTTCACTCCGCTGTTTGCACTCATCGCTTGGCATGCGCCGTGGTTGTTTCGGGTAACGGGCCAACCCGAATCGCTTGTCTCCCTCGAATCGACGTACCTACGATGGTTGATGATCGGTGCGGTGGGGCATGTTCTGGAAACGGCACTGAGCGGTTTCTTTAGCGGGATCGAGCGGACGTCCGTCATCATGTGGGTTTCCCTCGCCTCGGGGCTGACGAACGTCGTCTTGGATTTGGTTCTTATCTTTGGTGTTGGTCCCGTTGGCGATTGGCAGTTGCCGGCGATGGGGATCGCCGGTGCAGCGATCGGCAGCACGATCGCGTTTTGGTTCAAAGCGATCGTCTACGTTGTGCTGCTGCTTCGTTCAAAACACCAGTTGCGTTATCGTTTGATTGACGGCTTCGGGTTCGACTGGCCGATGACTCGCAACCTGATCTATTTTGGCTTGCCGACGGGGTTGATGTATTTGACCGAGGCTGGCGGATTCACCGTGATGGTGCTTCGGATCGGATCGCTCGGCGACATTCCGCTGCGTGCGACAACGATGGCGATCAACTTCAATATGGTCGCTTTCATCCCGTTGATTGGCGTCTCGATCGCTTCATCGGTGTTGATGGGGCGACACTTGATCGAAAGTGGGCCACGCCGTGCAACACAAAGTGTATACGCGGCACTTGCGATCGGGCTGATTTACAGCACGATTTGGATGGCCGGTTACTTGGTGGTTCCCGACGTGATGATGTCGCTTTATGAACGCAGTGTCAGCGACGCTGGATCGGTCGAAGCGATCCGATTGGCTCGAGGCCTACTGAAGTATGTCGCCGTCTATGTCGTGCTCGACGCGATCCAGTTGATCTTGGCCGGCGCCCTGCGGGGCGCAGGCGACACATGGTTCGTTTTGTTCGGCGGCGTCGTGGTGTCGGCGCTGGTGCTGGTGATCGGCTTTGTTTGGGAACCGGCCGACGATGGACTGCATTGGTGGTGGACCATGATCGCACTCTGGATCTGGTTGCTCGCGACAAGCATGACGGCTCGCTTCGCGTACGGTAAGTGGAAGACGATGCGAATGGTGTAG